The proteins below are encoded in one region of Aeromonas veronii:
- the hemB gene encoding porphobilinogen synthase: protein MATTLPGAFPGRRLRRVRKNDFSRRLVRENTLTVDDLIYPVFVLEGVNQREAVASMPGVDRLSIDLLLEDAAELVALGVPAIALFPVTPLQSKSLMAEEAYSPDGLAQRATRALKARFPELGVITDVALDPFTTHGQDGIIDDEGYVQNDITTEILVKQALSHAAAGADIVAPSDMMDGRIGAIRAALEENGFVNVQIMAYSAKYASCYYGPFRDAVGSAGNLGKSNKATYQMDPANDNEALHEVALDIQEGADSVMVKPGMPYLDVIRRVKDQFGVPTFAYQVSGEYAMHMAAIQNGWLKEKECILESLVCFKRAGADGILTYFAKRVAQWLQEDARRS, encoded by the coding sequence ATGGCAACTACTCTTCCGGGCGCCTTCCCGGGCCGCCGCCTGCGCCGGGTGCGCAAGAATGACTTCAGCCGTCGTCTGGTACGTGAAAATACGCTGACCGTCGATGACCTCATCTATCCGGTGTTCGTGCTGGAAGGGGTGAACCAGCGCGAGGCCGTCGCCTCCATGCCCGGAGTGGATCGCCTCTCCATTGACCTGCTGCTGGAGGACGCCGCGGAACTGGTGGCTCTCGGCGTACCCGCCATCGCCCTGTTCCCGGTGACGCCGCTTCAAAGCAAGAGCCTGATGGCGGAGGAGGCTTACAGCCCCGACGGCTTGGCCCAGCGCGCCACCCGTGCCCTCAAGGCGCGCTTCCCGGAACTCGGGGTCATCACCGACGTGGCGCTGGATCCCTTCACCACCCACGGCCAGGACGGCATCATCGATGACGAAGGCTATGTGCAAAACGACATCACCACCGAGATCCTGGTGAAGCAGGCGCTCTCCCATGCCGCAGCCGGCGCCGACATAGTGGCACCGTCCGACATGATGGATGGCCGCATCGGCGCGATCCGCGCCGCACTGGAGGAGAACGGCTTCGTCAACGTGCAGATCATGGCCTACTCCGCCAAATACGCCTCCTGCTACTACGGCCCGTTCCGCGATGCGGTGGGCTCCGCCGGCAACCTCGGCAAGAGCAACAAGGCCACCTATCAGATGGATCCGGCCAACGACAACGAGGCCCTGCACGAGGTGGCACTGGACATCCAGGAAGGGGCCGACAGCGTCATGGTCAAGCCGGGCATGCCGTATCTGGACGTGATCCGCCGGGTCAAGGACCAGTTCGGGGTGCCGACCTTCGCCTATCAGGTGAGCGGCGAATACGCCATGCACATGGCCGCCATCCAGAACGGCTGGTTGAAGGAGAAGGAGTGCATCCTGGAATCCCTGGTCTGCTTCAAGCGGGCAGGGGCCGACGGCATCCTCACCTACTTCGCCAAGCGGGTGGCCCAGTGGCTGCAGGAAGACGCTCGCCGGAGCTGA
- the ubiE gene encoding bifunctional demethylmenaquinone methyltransferase/2-methoxy-6-polyprenyl-1,4-benzoquinol methylase UbiE, translating to MSEQTNTTHFGYKTVATTEKETLVAGVFHSVAAKYDLMNDLMSFGIHRLWKRFTIDCSGVRKGQKVLDLAGGTGDLTAKFSRIVGETGQVVLADINDSMLKVGRDKLRNLGVANNVSYVQANAEALPFPDNHFDVITIGFGLRNVTDKDKALASMYRVLKPGGRLLVLEFSKPESEVIAKLYDLYSFKLLPKMGEIVANDSESYKYLAESIRMHPDQQTLKGMMESAGFDQVDFYNLTQGVVALHRGYKF from the coding sequence ATGTCGGAACAGACGAATACTACGCATTTTGGCTATAAAACCGTGGCGACGACCGAGAAGGAAACTCTGGTTGCCGGCGTCTTCCATTCGGTGGCGGCCAAGTATGATCTGATGAACGATCTGATGTCGTTCGGCATCCACCGCCTCTGGAAGCGCTTTACGATCGACTGCTCCGGTGTGCGTAAAGGACAGAAAGTGCTGGATCTGGCCGGTGGTACCGGTGATCTGACTGCCAAGTTCTCCCGCATCGTCGGTGAAACCGGTCAGGTCGTGTTGGCGGACATCAACGACTCCATGCTGAAGGTGGGTCGCGACAAGCTGCGCAATCTGGGGGTGGCAAACAACGTCTCCTACGTGCAGGCCAACGCCGAGGCGCTGCCCTTCCCGGACAATCACTTCGATGTCATCACCATTGGCTTCGGCCTGCGCAACGTTACCGACAAGGACAAGGCGCTGGCTTCCATGTACCGGGTGCTCAAGCCGGGTGGACGCCTGCTGGTGCTGGAGTTCTCCAAGCCCGAGAGCGAGGTGATCGCCAAGCTCTATGACCTTTACTCCTTCAAGCTGTTGCCCAAGATGGGCGAGATCGTGGCGAACGACAGCGAGAGCTACAAGTACCTGGCGGAGTCCATTCGCATGCACCCGGATCAGCAGACCCTGAAGGGGATGATGGAGAGCGCCGGTTTCGATCAGGTGGACTTCTACAACCTGACCCAGGGCGTAGTCGCCCTGCACCGTGGTTACAAGTTTTAA
- a CDS encoding ubiquinone biosynthesis accessory factor UbiJ — protein sequence MPMDAMVTAVIETSLNQLLALDKQSPERLRKLAGKVLKLELRELKPLWFVFSERRLDVLAQFEGEADAVLSLSLTALGLLKDPSSLTRYIREERLDLSGDPQLVQAFSALLGELDIDWEEELSRYTGDVLAHTLCSGARQARRLVGRELCRSQRQLAEYLTEEARVAPGPLEVASFNDDVELLAQHMKAVELRLARLEQRVS from the coding sequence ATGCCGATGGATGCCATGGTCACTGCGGTGATCGAAACCAGCCTCAACCAGTTGCTGGCCCTCGACAAGCAGAGCCCTGAGCGGCTGCGCAAGCTGGCGGGCAAGGTGCTCAAGCTGGAGCTGCGTGAGCTCAAGCCACTCTGGTTCGTGTTCTCCGAGCGTCGCCTCGATGTGCTGGCCCAGTTTGAAGGGGAGGCCGATGCGGTGCTGAGCCTCTCCCTGACGGCCCTGGGTCTGCTCAAAGATCCCTCTTCCCTGACCCGCTATATCCGCGAGGAGCGGCTCGATCTGAGCGGCGATCCCCAGCTGGTACAGGCCTTCAGCGCTTTGCTGGGGGAGCTGGATATCGACTGGGAGGAGGAGCTCTCCCGTTACACCGGTGACGTACTGGCCCATACCCTGTGCAGCGGTGCCCGTCAGGCGCGTCGTCTGGTGGGACGTGAGCTGTGTCGCAGCCAGCGTCAGCTGGCGGAGTACCTGACCGAAGAGGCCAGAGTCGCGCCGGGTCCGCTGGAGGTCGCCAGTTTCAACGACGATGTCGAGTTGCTGGCCCAGCACATGAAGGCGGTCGAGTTGCGACTGGCCCGTCTCGAACAACGGGTGAGCTGA
- the crcB gene encoding fluoride efflux transporter CrcB yields the protein MQTWLCVAAGGAIGACLRFGMGELMALLLGRHFPYGTLAVNVIGSFIMGLAYALISHGYVPDHPMKPLLMVGILGALTTFSSFALDTVLLAQQGAYLKALLNMGLNLFLCLAMVMLGMQLVASRG from the coding sequence ATGCAAACCTGGTTATGTGTGGCCGCCGGCGGGGCGATCGGCGCCTGTCTGCGTTTTGGCATGGGCGAGTTGATGGCATTGCTGCTGGGGCGCCATTTTCCCTACGGCACCCTGGCGGTCAACGTCATCGGCTCCTTCATCATGGGATTGGCCTATGCCCTGATAAGCCACGGCTATGTGCCGGATCACCCGATGAAACCACTGCTCATGGTGGGTATTCTGGGGGCGTTGACTACTTTTTCCTCATTCGCGCTGGATACCGTGCTGCTGGCCCAGCAGGGCGCCTATCTCAAGGCGCTGCTCAACATGGGTCTCAACCTCTTCCTCTGCCTGGCCATGGTGATGCTGGGTATGCAGTTGGTGGCAAGCCGGGGTTGA
- the ubiB gene encoding ubiquinone biosynthesis regulatory protein kinase UbiB, whose protein sequence is MTPKEFKRLYRIVSILLEQGIDELVPARYQPWPGRLLRRSLFWLKNKQPTLNRGARIRLAFEALGPIFIKFGQMLSTRRDLLPPDIAEELALLQDRVPPFCGQAARRQIEASLGCPIETLFDDFDETPLASASIAQVHTARLKENGREIVIKVIRPDIEPIIEADLRLMQAVAKLAARFVPQSARLRPVEVVEEYRKTILDELNLMREAANAIQLRRNFTGSDALYVPEVFTEHCREQVLVMERIYGIAVSDIEALEANGTNMKLLAERGVEVFFTQVFRDSFFHADMHPGNIFVSYEHPENPLWIGIDCGIVGTLNREDKRYLAENFLAFFNRDYRRVAELHVESGWVPADTKVDEFEFAIRTVLEPIFEKPLSEISFGHVLLNLFNTARRFNMQVQPQLVLLQKTLLYVEGLGRQLYPQLDLWQTAKPYLESWMHQQVGPKAVLNAIKEKAPFWAEKLPELPELVYETLRQARHQQHHFDQMFADFRKHSRRQGQARYLLGVGASLLLAGVFLLTQRQHIEWGQITLAGAGVCWVLGWLKARSH, encoded by the coding sequence ATGACTCCAAAAGAGTTCAAACGCCTCTATCGCATCGTCAGCATTCTGCTGGAGCAGGGCATCGATGAGCTGGTGCCCGCCCGCTATCAACCCTGGCCGGGACGCCTGCTGCGCCGCAGCCTGTTCTGGCTCAAGAACAAGCAGCCGACCCTCAATCGCGGTGCCCGCATCCGCCTCGCCTTCGAGGCGCTGGGCCCCATCTTCATCAAGTTCGGCCAGATGCTGTCGACCCGGCGGGATCTGTTGCCGCCGGATATCGCCGAGGAGCTGGCGCTGTTGCAGGACAGGGTGCCTCCCTTCTGCGGCCAGGCCGCCCGCCGTCAGATAGAGGCGAGCCTGGGTTGCCCCATCGAGACCCTGTTCGATGACTTCGACGAGACGCCGCTGGCGTCCGCCTCTATCGCCCAGGTGCACACCGCCAGATTGAAAGAGAACGGCCGCGAGATCGTCATCAAGGTGATCCGCCCGGACATCGAGCCCATCATCGAGGCGGACCTTCGCCTGATGCAGGCGGTGGCCAAACTGGCCGCGCGCTTCGTGCCCCAGAGCGCCCGACTGCGCCCGGTGGAGGTGGTGGAGGAGTATCGCAAGACCATACTCGACGAGCTGAACCTGATGCGGGAAGCCGCCAACGCCATCCAGCTGCGCCGCAACTTCACCGGATCCGACGCCCTCTACGTGCCCGAGGTGTTCACCGAACACTGCCGCGAGCAGGTGCTGGTGATGGAGCGCATCTACGGCATTGCGGTCTCTGACATCGAGGCGCTGGAAGCCAACGGCACCAACATGAAGCTGCTGGCGGAGCGTGGGGTGGAGGTGTTCTTCACCCAGGTGTTCCGGGACAGCTTCTTCCACGCCGACATGCACCCGGGCAATATCTTCGTCTCGTATGAGCACCCGGAGAACCCCCTCTGGATCGGCATCGACTGCGGAATCGTCGGGACGTTGAACCGGGAAGACAAGCGCTACCTGGCGGAGAACTTCCTCGCCTTCTTCAACCGGGACTATCGCCGGGTGGCGGAACTGCACGTGGAGTCCGGCTGGGTGCCTGCCGATACCAAGGTGGACGAGTTCGAGTTCGCCATCCGCACCGTGCTGGAGCCCATCTTCGAGAAGCCCCTGTCCGAGATCTCTTTCGGCCACGTGCTGCTCAACCTGTTCAACACCGCCCGCCGCTTCAACATGCAGGTGCAACCACAGCTGGTGCTGCTGCAGAAGACCCTGCTCTACGTGGAAGGGCTGGGGCGTCAACTCTATCCCCAGCTGGATCTGTGGCAGACCGCCAAGCCCTACCTGGAGAGCTGGATGCATCAGCAGGTGGGCCCCAAGGCCGTGCTGAACGCCATCAAGGAAAAGGCGCCGTTCTGGGCCGAGAAGCTGCCGGAACTGCCTGAACTGGTCTACGAGACCCTGCGTCAGGCGCGCCATCAGCAACACCATTTCGATCAGATGTTCGCCGATTTTCGCAAGCACAGCCGCCGCCAGGGGCAGGCGCGCTACCTCTTAGGGGTTGGAGCCAGCCTGTTGCTTGCGGGTGTATTCTTGCTGACCCAGAGACAACACATTGAGTGGGGACAAATAACGCTAGCCGGCGCCGGTGTATGCTGGGTACTCGGCTGGCTGAAGGCCCGCTCACACTAA
- the tatC gene encoding twin-arginine translocase subunit TatC → MSQAEQPLISHLVELRTRLMRSILAILLVFVGLIYFSNNIYDFVAQPLLSQLPEGTSMIATDVATPFITPIKLTLMVSFFVAIPYLLYQAWAFIAPGLYQHERRMVLPLVASSAVLFYAGMAFAYYVVFPLVFGFFTSTAPAGVTVATDIASYLDFVLTLFFAFGVAFEIPIATILLCWTGVTTPKSLKEKRPYVIVGVFVVGMLLTPPDVFSQTLLAIPMWALWELGLFFARFYVKKDDPAETDQVGEEP, encoded by the coding sequence ATGAGTCAGGCCGAGCAACCCCTGATCAGCCACCTGGTGGAGTTGAGAACCCGGTTGATGCGCTCCATTCTGGCCATCTTGCTGGTGTTTGTCGGGCTCATCTACTTCTCCAACAACATCTATGACTTCGTGGCCCAGCCGCTGCTCAGCCAGCTGCCGGAAGGCACCAGCATGATAGCGACGGACGTGGCGACCCCCTTCATCACGCCCATCAAGCTGACCCTGATGGTCTCCTTCTTCGTGGCCATTCCCTATCTGCTGTATCAAGCCTGGGCCTTCATCGCACCCGGGTTGTACCAGCATGAGCGGCGCATGGTCCTGCCGTTGGTCGCTTCCAGTGCCGTGCTCTTCTATGCCGGCATGGCGTTCGCCTATTACGTGGTGTTTCCGCTGGTGTTTGGCTTTTTCACCAGCACGGCTCCCGCCGGGGTTACGGTGGCGACCGACATCGCCAGCTACCTGGACTTCGTGCTGACCCTGTTCTTCGCGTTCGGGGTGGCGTTCGAGATCCCCATCGCCACCATACTGCTGTGCTGGACCGGAGTGACTACGCCCAAGAGCCTCAAGGAGAAGCGCCCCTACGTCATCGTCGGGGTCTTCGTGGTGGGCATGTTGCTGACGCCCCCCGATGTCTTCTCCCAGACCCTGCTGGCGATCCCCATGTGGGCGCTGTGGGAGCTCGGCCTCTTCTTCGCCCGTTTCTACGTGAAGAAGGACGATCCCGCCGAGACAGATCAGGTGGGTGAAGAGCCGTGA
- the tatB gene encoding Sec-independent protein translocase protein TatB yields MFDIGFWELVVIAVVALVVLGPERLPGAIRTAAHWIKLIRSTANSVKSELEQELKLQELHNDLKKAETLKMSNLSPELQESIEQLKTAAQSVNRPYQPQPESQNEIRPPVTPAPEPNIAPAPQALPEAEAEVEAVPQLDAVPTPLVKENQEVKS; encoded by the coding sequence ATGTTCGACATCGGTTTTTGGGAGCTGGTCGTCATCGCCGTGGTGGCCCTGGTGGTGCTGGGGCCGGAACGGCTGCCCGGCGCCATCCGTACGGCAGCCCACTGGATCAAGCTCATTCGCAGCACGGCCAACTCGGTGAAGTCCGAGCTGGAGCAGGAGCTCAAGTTGCAAGAGCTGCACAATGACCTTAAAAAGGCCGAAACCCTGAAGATGAGCAACCTGAGCCCTGAGCTGCAGGAGTCCATCGAGCAGTTGAAGACGGCGGCCCAGTCGGTGAATCGCCCCTACCAGCCGCAACCCGAGTCACAGAACGAGATCCGTCCTCCGGTGACGCCAGCGCCTGAGCCCAATATCGCTCCGGCGCCCCAGGCCCTGCCTGAGGCGGAAGCTGAGGTAGAGGCAGTTCCTCAGCTCGACGCCGTGCCCACTCCTCTGGTGAAAGAGAACCAGGAGGTGAAGTCATGA
- a CDS encoding TatD family hydrolase, with protein MIDIGINLTSPQFAGEQAELVNRARDAGVEGLILTGTCLAGSRESAALAARWPGYCFSTAGVHPHDASSVDAQTLPALRELAALPQVVAIGECGLDYNRDFSPRPVQDAVFDAQLALAAELNMPVFLHCRDAHARFIEILRPWLPRLPGAVLHCFTGADAELDECLALGLHIGVTGWLCDERRGQLLREQVARIPAGRLMIETDAPYLVPRDLKPRPKRNEPAFLPHIAKVVAACRGETPEALLAHTRATSAAFFQLPLQE; from the coding sequence ATGATCGACATCGGAATCAACCTCACCAGTCCCCAGTTTGCCGGCGAACAGGCCGAGCTGGTGAACCGTGCCCGCGATGCCGGGGTCGAGGGGTTGATCCTCACCGGCACCTGCCTGGCGGGCAGCCGGGAGAGTGCCGCCTTGGCCGCCCGCTGGCCGGGCTACTGCTTCTCCACCGCCGGGGTGCATCCCCACGACGCGTCGAGTGTCGATGCACAGACTCTGCCCGCCTTGCGTGAGCTGGCTGCTCTACCCCAGGTGGTGGCCATCGGCGAGTGCGGTCTCGATTACAACCGCGACTTCTCGCCCCGGCCGGTACAGGATGCGGTATTCGACGCCCAGCTGGCGCTGGCTGCCGAGCTGAACATGCCGGTGTTCCTGCACTGCCGGGATGCTCACGCGCGTTTCATCGAGATCCTGCGGCCCTGGTTGCCGCGTCTGCCCGGCGCCGTGCTGCACTGCTTCACTGGCGCCGATGCCGAACTGGACGAGTGTCTGGCACTGGGACTGCATATCGGCGTGACCGGCTGGCTGTGCGACGAGCGCCGTGGTCAGCTGCTGCGCGAACAGGTGGCGCGGATCCCGGCCGGCCGGTTGATGATAGAGACCGACGCTCCCTATCTGGTGCCACGGGATCTGAAGCCCAGACCCAAACGCAACGAACCCGCTTTTCTGCCGCACATCGCCAAGGTGGTGGCGGCCTGTCGTGGTGAGACGCCCGAGGCCTTGCTGGCCCACACCCGGGCCACCTCAGCCGCGTTCTTCCAACTTCCACTCCAGGAGTGA
- the tatA gene encoding Sec-independent protein translocase subunit TatA, with the protein MGGISIWQLLIIAVIVVLLFGTKKLRGIGGDLGAAVKGFKKALSDDPADAKPEQKDAEFPPKQLNETANSADTTKQKDKDQA; encoded by the coding sequence ATGGGTGGTATCAGTATCTGGCAGTTGTTGATCATCGCAGTCATCGTGGTGCTGCTGTTCGGCACCAAGAAGTTGCGCGGGATCGGCGGTGATCTGGGTGCGGCGGTCAAGGGCTTCAAGAAGGCGCTGTCCGACGATCCGGCCGATGCCAAGCCCGAGCAGAAGGATGCGGAGTTTCCGCCAAAGCAACTGAACGAAACGGCCAACAGCGCCGACACCACCAAGCAGAAAGACAAAGATCAGGCCTAA
- a CDS encoding protein-disulfide reductase DsbD family protein, which yields MKLDTLKRLLLWLCLSAPMLAAADMPGAEEVLIASSLHAASPTPAANGTTTLAIRMTPQGEWHGYWKQPGDVGLAPRLTWHLPDGVSVGEVAYPLPQTLLIDGIMNHVYDQPYALLAELSIAEGMALGTQLPIRLDMQYLACRHDACVPERASLQITLHVGHGEPDAALATDFAKWRQALPRPLGSPVGFTINEQRLRLEVPLPASIEVDEPHLFSATRQAIVDAAPQRFERRGDLLIVETRAGAKPTEAFEATLALGNGLGLDLDARLAAAPAKGGSGATALLLALAGAIAGGLLLNLMPCVFPILSLKAMSLARAGTSARAARREALAYTAGVMATCMLLGGVLLVMRAGGAQLGWAFQLQDPRMILLLLLLTCVIAFNMVGLFELSTLDAGAGLTRRDGAAGAFWTGALAAFVATPCTGPFMAAALGTALILPPLAGMLVFAGLGFGIALPFLLLGYVPALQRRMPKPGLWMATLRRLLAVPMFLTMLALSWVLGQQVSANALTASLGCAMLLTFGLWLTGLRQQAMKPQAWLPAVLAAVLVIPLGLSQMSERATQSQPANRLAFDPAKLEALRAGDKPVFLYFTADWCMTCKVNEQVAIDRRATEQALAEAGVEVMRGDWTQGDPGITAFLAQHGRSGVPLYLWYVPGQREPRVLPQVLGPDSLIDQARALP from the coding sequence ATGAAACTCGACACCCTGAAGCGGTTGCTGCTTTGGCTCTGCCTGAGCGCCCCCATGCTGGCCGCAGCCGATATGCCCGGCGCCGAGGAGGTGCTGATCGCCTCTTCCCTGCATGCCGCCAGCCCCACCCCCGCCGCCAACGGCACCACCACCCTGGCGATCAGGATGACCCCCCAAGGAGAATGGCACGGCTACTGGAAACAGCCGGGGGATGTCGGCCTGGCCCCCAGGCTGACCTGGCACCTGCCCGATGGCGTCAGCGTCGGCGAGGTGGCCTATCCGCTCCCCCAGACCCTGCTGATCGACGGCATCATGAACCATGTCTACGACCAACCCTACGCGCTGCTGGCGGAGCTCTCCATCGCCGAGGGGATGGCCCTGGGCACCCAACTGCCGATCCGCCTCGACATGCAGTATCTGGCCTGCCGTCACGACGCCTGCGTCCCGGAGCGCGCCAGCCTGCAGATCACGCTGCACGTCGGCCACGGTGAACCCGATGCCGCCCTCGCCACCGACTTTGCCAAGTGGCGGCAGGCGTTGCCCAGACCGCTCGGCTCCCCCGTCGGTTTCACCATCAATGAGCAGCGGCTGCGCCTCGAGGTGCCGCTCCCCGCCAGCATAGAGGTCGACGAGCCGCACCTCTTCAGCGCCACCAGACAGGCCATCGTCGATGCCGCCCCCCAGCGGTTTGAACGCCGGGGCGATCTGCTCATCGTCGAGACCCGGGCAGGAGCCAAGCCGACCGAGGCATTCGAGGCGACCCTGGCGCTCGGCAACGGCCTGGGGCTGGATCTGGACGCCCGGCTTGCCGCCGCTCCGGCCAAAGGTGGGAGCGGTGCAACCGCCCTGCTGCTGGCGCTGGCCGGGGCGATCGCCGGTGGCCTGCTGCTGAACCTGATGCCCTGCGTCTTCCCCATCCTCAGCCTCAAGGCGATGAGCCTGGCACGGGCAGGAACCAGCGCCCGTGCCGCGCGGCGCGAAGCGCTGGCCTACACCGCCGGGGTGATGGCGACCTGCATGCTGCTCGGTGGCGTGCTGCTGGTCATGCGGGCGGGCGGTGCCCAGCTCGGTTGGGCCTTCCAGCTGCAGGATCCGCGCATGATACTGCTGTTGCTGCTGCTGACCTGCGTCATCGCCTTCAACATGGTCGGCCTGTTTGAGCTGAGCACTCTCGACGCCGGAGCCGGACTGACCCGGCGCGACGGCGCTGCCGGGGCGTTCTGGACCGGCGCCCTCGCCGCCTTCGTCGCCACCCCCTGCACTGGCCCCTTCATGGCGGCGGCACTCGGCACCGCCCTGATCCTGCCGCCCCTTGCGGGCATGCTGGTGTTCGCCGGATTGGGGTTTGGCATAGCCCTACCCTTCCTGCTGCTGGGATATGTCCCGGCCCTGCAGCGCCGGATGCCGAAACCCGGGCTCTGGATGGCAACCCTTCGCCGCCTGCTCGCCGTCCCCATGTTCCTGACCATGCTGGCGCTGTCGTGGGTGCTCGGCCAACAGGTGTCCGCCAACGCGCTGACCGCCAGCCTGGGCTGTGCCATGCTGCTGACGTTCGGCCTCTGGCTGACCGGCCTGCGTCAGCAAGCGATGAAGCCGCAGGCCTGGCTGCCGGCCGTGTTGGCTGCCGTCCTCGTCATCCCCCTCGGCCTGAGCCAGATGAGCGAGCGCGCCACCCAGTCCCAACCCGCCAACCGGCTCGCCTTCGACCCAGCCAAGCTGGAAGCCCTGAGAGCGGGGGACAAGCCGGTGTTCCTCTACTTCACCGCCGACTGGTGCATGACCTGCAAGGTCAACGAGCAAGTCGCCATCGATCGCCGCGCCACGGAACAAGCCTTGGCCGAGGCGGGCGTCGAGGTGATGCGGGGGGACTGGACCCAGGGCGATCCCGGGATCACCGCCTTCCTGGCGCAGCACGGTCGCTCCGGTGTGCCGCTCTACCTCTGGTATGTGCCTGGCCAGCGCGAGCCCAGGGTCCTACCCCAGGTGCTCGGCCCGGACAGCCTGATCGATCAGGCTCGCGCCCTGCCCTGA
- a CDS encoding cytosine deaminase has protein sequence MLIKNVSLAGQTGFWQLLCEGGHIRAIEPMGTPLPSVAELDGEGGLAIAPFIEPHIHLDTTQTAGEPNWNLSGTLFEGIERWAERKALLTHEDVKRRAIQTLKWQMANGIQFVRTHVDVSDPHLVALKAMLEVREEMKEWIELQIVAFPQEGILSYPNGKALLEEALRLGADVIGAIPHFEFTREYGVQSLHHIFVLAEQYGVLVDVHCDEIDDEQSRFIETLATLAYERGMGQRVTASHTTAMHSYNGAYASRLFRLLRMAEINFVANPLVNIHLQGRFDTYPKRRGITRVKEMLEAGINVCFGHDDVFDPWYPMGTGNMLQVLHMGLHVCQIMGYEQINDSLKLIGEHSARTLNVQDRYGIQVGKPANLVILPAENGFDAVRRQVPVRYSVRGGRVIAQTRPAQTSLHLPREEAVDFRR, from the coding sequence ATGCTGATAAAGAATGTGAGCCTGGCCGGGCAGACGGGTTTTTGGCAGCTCCTTTGTGAAGGTGGCCATATCCGGGCCATCGAGCCCATGGGGACTCCTCTCCCCTCTGTTGCCGAACTGGACGGGGAAGGCGGTCTTGCCATCGCGCCCTTCATCGAACCTCACATTCACCTGGATACCACCCAGACGGCGGGCGAGCCGAACTGGAACCTGTCGGGCACTCTGTTCGAGGGGATCGAACGCTGGGCCGAGCGCAAGGCGCTGCTGACTCACGAGGACGTCAAGCGTCGTGCCATCCAGACGCTCAAGTGGCAGATGGCCAACGGCATCCAGTTCGTGCGCACCCATGTGGACGTCTCGGATCCTCACTTGGTGGCGCTGAAGGCCATGCTGGAGGTGCGCGAGGAGATGAAGGAGTGGATCGAGCTGCAGATAGTGGCCTTCCCGCAGGAGGGGATACTCTCCTATCCCAACGGCAAGGCCTTGCTGGAAGAGGCACTCAGGCTGGGGGCCGATGTGATCGGCGCCATTCCTCACTTCGAGTTTACTCGGGAGTACGGGGTGCAGAGCCTGCATCACATCTTCGTATTGGCGGAGCAATACGGGGTGCTGGTCGATGTGCACTGCGACGAGATCGACGACGAGCAGTCCCGCTTCATCGAGACCCTGGCCACCCTCGCATACGAGCGCGGCATGGGTCAGCGGGTCACCGCCAGCCACACCACCGCCATGCACTCCTACAACGGCGCCTATGCCTCCCGATTGTTCCGGCTGCTGCGCATGGCGGAGATCAACTTCGTGGCAAACCCTCTGGTGAATATCCATCTGCAGGGGCGGTTCGATACCTATCCCAAACGCCGGGGGATCACCCGGGTGAAGGAGATGCTGGAGGCGGGCATCAATGTCTGCTTCGGCCATGACGACGTGTTTGACCCCTGGTACCCCATGGGGACGGGCAACATGCTGCAGGTACTGCACATGGGACTGCATGTCTGTCAGATCATGGGCTACGAGCAGATCAACGATAGCCTCAAGCTCATCGGCGAGCACAGCGCCCGCACCCTGAACGTGCAGGACAGATACGGCATCCAGGTTGGCAAGCCCGCCAACCTGGTGATCCTGCCGGCGGAGAATGGCTTCGATGCGGTGCGGCGGCAGGTGCCGGTGCGCTACTCCGTCCGGGGAGGACGGGTGATCGCCCAGACCCGGCCCGCGCAGACGTCCCTGCACCTGCCGAGGGAAGAGGCGGTCGATTTTCGCCGTTAA